A genomic window from Silene latifolia isolate original U9 population chromosome Y, ASM4854445v1, whole genome shotgun sequence includes:
- the LOC141631176 gene encoding uncharacterized protein LOC141631176, whose amino-acid sequence MDNRSVVPYNPYLLVLLDCHLNVEVCSTIKAVKYLYKYVYKGHDRDLFNVVDGGVVPVVDEIEKYQSGRWVSPPEAAWRIFGFKLFDTTPPVQPVPVHTPNNQTIKFSTNEDLSSVISDELRAKTMLTEFFVTNSQNTDAPKYMYSEFPEHFVWNEKTKKRKNRDRGARVAHASPGEGERYYLRLLLAHVRGPTSFEDLLTVDGNCCASFQEAALRRGILEEDNAAGKCMDEAVQVEMPNALRRLFATLLIFGCPNNPAEFWCEYYDALSEDYRKQFPNDPDKILHRTAAQVEGFLEGMGKSFVDFNLKHLHVKDEPTMQSTRDIMDALSAPVPLVQLAAQKELNVNQRLAYKAIIQHVKMQKPGAFFIDGPGGTSKTFLYGALYAKVRSMGKICQPTATSGIAASNLPTGRTTHSRFKLPLDSDESLTCDVPKQGGLAGLIREASLVIWDEASMAKKENIEAVNMLFQDVCSSSAPFGGKVIVFGGDFRQVLLVLPNPTQQEAVDASIVSSSLWQHLTKFSLTENIRARAYPEFAQFLLNLGNGDLQANDSALVEIPMNLILKTSDAEQPEQTLIRNVFPEIKQSDFNADIFTERAILTPRNSDVDAINNMLIEDFPGEPHIYKSFDSVIDDNSNVYPAEFHNSLSPAGMTPHELIVKENSPIILLRNLDPAAGLCNGIRLICKRFCPNMIECEISTGFYTGEQVFLPRINLRPSKSSKFPVNFQRKQFPIKLSFTMTINKAQGQTLKRVGIYLPKPCFSHGHLYVALSRARTSAELKVLNNTCVADGDVNSIKIVVSFEMLRRAGFR is encoded by the exons ATGGATAACAGGTCGGTTGTTCCGTACAATCCATACCTATTAGTGCTTCTTGACTGCCACTTGAATGTAGAGGTCTGTTCAACAATTAAAGCGGTCAAGTATTTATATAAGTATGTCTACAAGGGTCATGATCGAGACTTATTCAATGTTGTTGATGGAGGAGTGGTGCCGGTTGTAGACGAAATTGAAAAGTATCAGTCTGGTAGGTGGGTGTCACCACCAGAAGCAGCCTGGCGAATTTTTGGTTTCAAACTTTTTGACACCACACCACCAGTGCAACCGGTGCCGGTACATACACccaataaccaaacaattaagTTTTCAACCAATGAAGATCTGTCATCTGTTATATCAGATGAACTAAGGGCAAAAACCATGCTTACTGAATTTTTTGTCACCAACTCACAAAATACAGATGCTCCTAAATATATGTACAGTGAATTCCCGGAACATTTTGTTTGGAATGAGAAAACTAAAAAAAGGAAGAACAGGGACCGGGgtgctag AGTCGCACATGCTTCGCCAGGGGAAGGGGAACGCTACTACCTGAGGTTGTTGCTTGCGCATGTTAGAGGGCCAACATCATTTGAAGACTTGCTGACCGTAGACGGGAACTGTTGTGCGTCATTTCAAGAAGCAGCGTTAAGAAGGGGAATACTTGAGGAAGATAATGCAGCAGGAAAGTGTATGGATGAGGCAGTGCAAGTTGAAATGCCCAATGCTCTTAGGCGTCTCTTTGCAACTTTACTTATTTTTGGCTGCCCAAACAACCCTGCTGAGTTCTGGTGTGAATACTACGACGCCTTGTCAGAAGATTATAGAAAACAATTCCCAAATGATCCAGACAAGATTTTACATAGAACAGCAGCCCAGGTAGAGGGGTTTCTTGAGGGGATGGGAAAGAGTTTTGTGGATTTTAATCTGAAACATTTACATGTGAAGGATGAACCTACCATGCAAAGTACAAGGGATATAATGGATGCACTCAGCGCTCCTGTCCCTCTTGTACAGTTGGCTGCGCAGAAAGAGCTTAATGTTAACCAGCGACTTGCTTATAAGGCTATAATCCAACATGTTAAGATGCAAAAACCAGGTGCCTTTTTCATTGACGGCCCTGGTGGAACAAGTAAAACTTTTTTATATGGCGCACTATATGCAAAAGTCAGATCGATGGGTAAAATCTGCCAACCAACTGCTACTTCTGGGATCGCTGCTTCTAATTTGCCAACAGGAAGAACTACACACTCAAGGTTCAAACTACCGCTAGATAGTGATGAATCATTGACTTGTGATGTCCCCAAACAAGGTGGATTAGCAGGTTTAATAAGGGAGGCATCCTTGGTCATTTGGGATGAGGCATCGATGGCCAAAAAAGAAAATATAGAGGCTGTAAATATGCTGTTTCAAGATGTTTGCAGTAGTTCAGCACCGTTTGGGGGCAAAGTGATTGTTTTTGGAGGGGATTTTAGACAAGTACTTCTTGTACTGCCAAACCCTACTCAGCAAGAGGCTGTGGATGCAAGTATTGTTAGTTCTTCCCTTTGGCAGCACCTAACCAAATTTAGCTTAACTGAGAATATTAGAGCGAGGGCATATCCGGAATTTGCACAGTTTCTGCTAAACCTGGGAAACGGAGATTTGCAGGCTAACGATAGTGCTTTGGTGGAGATACCTATGAACTTGATATTAAAAACCAGTGATGCAGAACAACCAGAGCAAACACTCATTCGGAACGTATTTCCAGAAATCAAGCAATCCGATTTCAATGCAGACATTTTTACCGAACGCGCAATACTTACTCCACGTAACAGTGATGTAGATGCTATCAACAATATGCTTATCGAAGATTTCCCAGGAGAGCCACATATTTACAAAAGCTTTGATAGTGTGATAGACGATAATTCAAATGTCTATCCAGCTGAATTTCACAACTCGCTCTCTCCTGCTGGAATGACACCGCATGAACTGATTGTGAAGGAAAATTCACCCATTATCTTGCTGAGAAACCTAGACCCCGCTGCTGGCCTGTGTAATGGCATTAGACTCATCTGCAAACGTTTCTGCCCGAACATGATTGAGTGCGAGATATCAACTGGGTTTTACACTGGAGAACAAGTATTCCTGCCTAGAATTAATCTTAGGCCTTCCAAAAGCTCCAAATTTCCAGTTAATTTCCAAAGGAAGCAATTCCCTATTAAGTTAAGCTTTACGATGACGATTAATAAGGCTCAGGGTCAGACGCTGAAGCGAGTAGGAATATATCTGCCCAAACCATGTTTCTCGCATGGACATCTATACGTAGCCTTGTCACGTGCCCGTACATCCGCCGAACTGAAAGTGCTTAACAACACATGTGTTGCCGACGGTGATGTAAATTCCATTAAGATTGTTGTGTCATTTGAAATGCTACGTCGAGCAGGATTCAGATGA
- the LOC141631177 gene encoding uncharacterized protein LOC141631177, translating into MGLMDDNPYGKFFRSLKEIDVTKDTRIVLSTDPSHDQRVYNAPTSDEVAVVWTDSTTMQGNEGPHIIAYGRGSRSHRVRHFYGCYDPLQYPLLLPKGESGWHQGLKKVSSPSFDVGLGASFPVSAVSSSEPENLIEAEVANAAVRRTREDKRISCREYYAYKFQIRPGNFILRCGRVFQQYIVDIYVKIENTRLDFLRLNQDAIRLDLYQGILDTLSLGGNAACNVGKRIVLPPSFLGSLRDMRRRYLNAMALVQKYGKPDLFITMTCNPNWPEIKSELQPGEQAQNRPDLVARIFHAKLTFLRKQLKEKQIFGEVAAMINVVEFQKRGLPHAHFLIILKPGYKVTRPEKFNAYVTAEIPPTTNAHLRSAVLRHMMHGPCGDSNPKCACMQIKDRKKECIKGYPKSFRNFTTNG; encoded by the exons ATGGGCCTTATGGATGATAATCCATATGGAAAGTTCTTCAGATCTTTAAAGGAGATAGATGTGACCAAGGATACAAGAATAGTACTAAGCACAGACCCAAGTCATGATCAAAGGGTATACAATGCTCCAACATCTGATGAGGTTGCAGTTGTCTGGACAGACAGCACAACCATGCAAGGAAATGAGGGTCCACACATAATTGCATATGGGAGAGGTTCACGCAGTCACAGGGTTAGGCATTTTTATGGGTGCTATGACCCTTTACAATATCCGCTACTTTTACCAAAGGGCGAGAGCGGGTGGCATCAAGGTTTAAAGAAGGTTTCCAGTCCGTCATTTGATGTGGGGCTTGGTGCATCTTTTCCAGTGTCGGCTGTTTCCAGCAGTGAACCAGAAAATCTTATAGAAGCAGAGGTGGCAA ATGCTGCTGTAAGGCGCACAAGAGAGGACAAGCGTATTTCCTGTAGAGAATATTATGCATACAAGTTTCAAATTAGGCCTGGGAACTTCATTCTGAGATGTGGGAGAGTTTTCCAGCAGTACATAGTTGACATCTACGTCAAGATTGAGAATACACGTCTGGACTTCTTGCGGCTGAATCAGGATGCTATTCGTCTAGACCTGTATCAGGGCATCCTGGACACGCTTAGTTTGGGCGGAAATGCGGCCTGTAATGTCGGGAAACGTATTGTGTTGCCACCGTCTTTTCTAGGTAGTCTAAGGGATATGAGGAGAAGATATTTAAATGCCATGGCCCTCGTGCAAAAATATGGTAAGCCAGATCTATTCATCACTATGACATGTAATCCTAACTGGCCTGAAATAAAGTCAGAACTGCAGCCGGGAGAACAAGCTCAAAATCGGCCTGATTTGGTGGCGCGGATTTTCCATGCTAAACTAACTTTCCTTAGGAAACagctaaaagaaaaacaaatctTTGGAGAAGTGGCAGCCATGATTAATGTTGTCGAGTTCCAAAAACGGGGCCTTCCGCATGCACATTTCTTGATCATCCTCAAACCAGGTTATAAAGTGACACGGCCAGAAAAATTTAATGCTTATGTTACAGCAGAAATACCTCCAACTACTAATGCGCACCTTAGAAGTGCTGTCCTACGACATATGATGCACGGTCCATGTGGAGATTCTAATCCAAAATGCGCCTGTATGCAAATAAAAGACAGGAAAAAGGAGTGTATTAAAGGTTATCCTAAGAGTTTTCGAAACTTTACAACGAATGGGTGA